In Desulfomonile tiedjei DSM 6799, a genomic segment contains:
- a CDS encoding fatty acid--CoA ligase has protein sequence MDKQVRLVTQSPSAYSYPLLLKQLLHTPIIYNPDQEIVYRDSLRYTYKDLYARINRLASALTSMGVKPGDTVAVLDWDSHRYLESFFAIPMIGAVLHTVNIRLSPEQILFTMNHAEDKVVLVHEDFLPIIDAIRPHLKTVETYILLKEGPEKPATSVPLAAEYEEMLTQAVDSFDFPEFDENAKATTFYTTGTTGDPKGVYYSHRQLVLHTLGMAISLSGFSGPGRFQSADIYMPITPMFHVHAWGVPFVATVLGAKHVYPGRYEPAMLLKLLQTEKVTFSHCVPTILHMILTSPAAKDVDLNGWKVIIGGSALPRGLAKLALERGIQIYTGYGMSETCPLLTLATVQSHMVDWDMERQLDIRTKTGLPVPLVNIRVQDVVSEKEVPKDGRTPGEIVVRAPWLTQGYFKEPEKSEELWGGGWLHTGDIANVDPSGYLQITDRLKDVIKTGGEWISSLYLESLISQHEAVSEVAVVGIPDEKWGERPLAMVVPKPDFKDTLSGDSLKSFLQKFVDDGSVSKWGIPDNFVIVDQIPKTSVGKLDKKVIKKRVAEGIK, from the coding sequence ATGGACAAGCAAGTGCGTTTGGTTACCCAGTCGCCTTCGGCGTACTCGTATCCGTTGTTGCTCAAGCAGCTACTTCACACACCCATAATATACAATCCCGATCAGGAAATTGTGTATCGCGATTCCCTGCGTTATACGTACAAGGACCTGTACGCTCGGATTAACCGTCTCGCTTCGGCATTGACATCCATGGGTGTCAAACCGGGAGACACAGTTGCCGTACTGGATTGGGATTCTCATCGCTACCTGGAATCGTTCTTCGCGATTCCCATGATCGGCGCCGTTCTCCACACCGTGAACATCAGGCTTTCCCCCGAGCAGATCCTGTTCACCATGAATCATGCCGAAGACAAAGTAGTGTTGGTACATGAAGACTTCTTGCCCATAATCGATGCCATTCGTCCACATCTCAAAACGGTAGAGACATATATTCTCCTGAAAGAGGGCCCGGAAAAACCCGCCACATCCGTGCCCCTCGCGGCCGAGTACGAAGAAATGCTGACGCAAGCAGTGGATTCGTTCGATTTCCCGGAATTTGACGAGAATGCCAAGGCAACCACGTTTTATACGACAGGAACCACCGGCGATCCCAAGGGCGTGTATTACAGCCACCGACAACTGGTTCTCCATACGCTGGGTATGGCAATTTCGTTATCAGGGTTCAGCGGACCGGGACGATTTCAGTCCGCGGACATCTACATGCCGATAACACCCATGTTTCACGTGCACGCGTGGGGTGTTCCATTCGTGGCAACAGTGCTCGGAGCCAAGCACGTGTATCCGGGACGCTATGAGCCTGCCATGCTCCTCAAACTTCTTCAAACCGAGAAAGTTACATTCTCTCACTGCGTACCGACCATCCTGCACATGATTCTGACATCACCTGCGGCCAAAGATGTCGACCTCAACGGATGGAAAGTGATCATCGGCGGCTCCGCCCTTCCGAGGGGATTGGCAAAATTGGCCCTTGAACGAGGCATCCAGATCTACACCGGGTACGGAATGTCGGAAACATGCCCGCTTCTCACACTTGCAACAGTGCAGTCCCACATGGTTGACTGGGACATGGAAAGGCAGTTGGACATCAGAACGAAAACCGGCTTGCCGGTTCCTCTCGTGAATATCAGGGTGCAAGACGTGGTGAGCGAAAAAGAAGTCCCCAAAGACGGGCGCACACCCGGCGAAATAGTGGTTCGAGCGCCGTGGCTCACTCAGGGTTACTTCAAGGAACCCGAGAAATCGGAAGAACTCTGGGGCGGCGGCTGGCTTCATACCGGCGACATCGCGAATGTGGACCCATCCGGTTATCTTCAGATCACGGATCGACTGAAGGATGTAATCAAAACCGGTGGTGAATGGATTTCATCTCTGTACCTTGAGAGTCTTATAAGCCAGCACGAAGCGGTTTCCGAAGTCGCGGTGGTAGGAATACCTGATGAAAAATGGGGCGAGCGTCCCCTTGCCATGGTGGTTCCCAAACCTGATTTTAAGGACACGCTTTCCGGGGACAGTCTCAAAAGCTTTCTCCAGAAGTTCGTGGACGATGGCTCTGTTTCCAAGTGGGGGATACCTGATAACTTTGTTATCGTGGATCAAATCCCTAAAACCAGCGTCGGAAAATTGGATAAGAAAGTAATCAAGAAGCGCGTTGCGGAAGGCATAAAATAA